DNA from Krasilnikovia cinnamomea:
GACATCGGCCGTAAGCAGAACCAGCGGGACTCCCTGCGGTCGCTCGGCCTGAAGCGGATCAACGATGTGGTCGTCAAGGAGGACCGCCCCGAGATCCGGGGCATGATCTTCGCCGTGCGCCACCTCGTGAACGTTGAGGAGGTCGAGTAATGGCGATCAAGGTCCACCACCTCCGCCCGGCGCCCGGCGCCAAGACCGCGAAGACCCGGGTGGGTCGCGGTGAGGGCTCCAAGGGCAAGACGGCCGGTCGGGGCACCAAGGGTTCCAAGGCCCGCAAGAACATCTCGGCGGCGTTCGAGGGTGGTCAGATGCCCATCCACATGCGCCTGCCGAAGATGAAGGGCTTCAAGAACAAGAACAAGGTCGTGTTCCAGGTCGTGAACCTGGACCGGCTGGCCGAGCTGTTCCCGAACGGCGGCCAGGTCGGCCCGCTGGAGCTGGCCGACGCGGGCGCCGTCCGCCGGGGACAGCCGGTCAAGGTCCTGGGCTCGGGCGAGCTGGGTAGCGTGGCGCTGCAGATCTCGGCGCACGCGTTCAGCGAGTCCGCCAAGGAGAAGATCGCGGCCGCAGGTGGTTCCACCACCGAGCTGTGACGGCTTGCGGGGGTGCCCGCCCGGGGCGCTGAGAGGTGCTCGGGCCGGCATCCCCGTTGTGGCGTCGGCCCGGTGTTCCACCGGAGCCGGCGCCGCTGTCGCAGGGGTCGCCGTGGCGGCGTGGACGCCCCGTGAGGCGCATGCGGCCACC
Protein-coding regions in this window:
- the rpmD gene encoding 50S ribosomal protein L30 — translated: MARLKVTQVRSDIGRKQNQRDSLRSLGLKRINDVVVKEDRPEIRGMIFAVRHLVNVEEVE
- the rplO gene encoding 50S ribosomal protein L15 — its product is MAIKVHHLRPAPGAKTAKTRVGRGEGSKGKTAGRGTKGSKARKNISAAFEGGQMPIHMRLPKMKGFKNKNKVVFQVVNLDRLAELFPNGGQVGPLELADAGAVRRGQPVKVLGSGELGSVALQISAHAFSESAKEKIAAAGGSTTEL